TTTCAACTTAACAGTATTCTACCACTTTTTAATAACCAAACTACATGTAGAAAACAAACTCATATAGGTAACTAATTATTTTCAAGAataataaaatttgaattttgaaaccAGTATACTGCCTGGGTGGGGAAAGCACCGACTAGGGTTGAGCCCTAGTTGTTGCATGCACAGGATATCTTAACGACCATAGACTAGTTTTATCATGAAAGAGTTGGTCACAAAAACAGCGGCCCCAGGTTAGATCCTCCATGGGCTGGCTCTGTTCCTGTGACGATTGCAGGCTGACTTGGCAATGACCTCGACCTCGAGCCGAGGTCAAGCCGGACGCCGCCGCCCGACGATCCTCGAAAGGAGAGCACAGGGCTTCGATTTCTGGACGCGAGAAAGCATTCCGATTTGTGCTAGAACGATAAGGCTAAACTTCGATAACAAGATGGCGAAACAGTGCGTGATACAAGAAGAAGATGATCGACACCAAGAAGCTGTAATAAAAGCTAAAGATCTCCCACATCACACATAGCCGCCGTTGGCGCGGATGACCTGGCCGTTGACCCAGTCGGCGGCGTCGGTGCAGAGGAACCCGACCACCGGCGCGATGTCGCCGGGCTCCCCGAGCCTCTCCATCGGGCAAATCTCCACGGCGCGCCGCACCATGTCCTCGCTCTTGCCGTCGAAGAACATGTCCGTGGCCGTGGCCCCCGGCGCGACGCAGTTGGCTGTGACGCGGGTGCCCCTGAGCTCCTTGGCCATCGTCCGCACCAGCGCCTCCACGGCCGCCTTGGACGCCGTGTACGCCGCGTACCGCGGCGGGAGGCTCCCCACCACGGACGACGTCACGGCCACgatccgcccgccgccgccgcgtgggAGGCGGTTGGCCGCCTCCCGGAGGCACAGGAACGCCCCGCGCAGGTTCACGGCGAGCACACGGTCGAAGGCCTCGGTGGTGGTGTCGGCCACGGCGGGGTACGTGTCGTCCATCACCCCGGCGTTGGCCACCAGGATGTGCGCGCCGCCGCCGAACGCCGACTCCGCCGCGTCGAAGAGCGACCGCGCGCCGGCCTCGTCCGAGACGTCCGCCCGCACGGCCACCGCGCGCGGGAGCgacgccgccagcgcgtccgcctCGTCGGCGCGCGACGCGTACCCCAGCACCACGCTCGCGCCCAGGGAGGACAGGTGCGTCGCGATGGCGCGGCCGATGCCCCGCGACGCGCCCGTCACGATCGCCACGCGCCCCGCCAGCGGCTGGGCGTTGCCCGCCGGCCGCGCCgaggcctcggcggcggcggcggcggcagcagctacGGCGGCGACGTCACCAGTGTCTGCCATTGTACCTAGCAGCTGCTGTGGGTTTCTTGGGCCTCGCACGCGCGGGCGCGTCCAGTGTTAACCACGCGCGTGGCAATGCTGCCACCGCCTAGCGTGCTGCGCCCGCGCCATCCACGTCTCGCCGGGGGCCGGCCGTTCGGCGGTTGCGTCCAGAGCACGACGGGGACCGCGACGTCTCGTGAGCCTCGTGCGGTGCTGTCCAGTTCCTGTCCTGTCCTCAAGTGCGGTGGCATCAAGCTTTCACCTCCGATGGAAGATACCCTTGATCAAAGCGACAACTACATAGGAATTTCGCAGGGAAACACTTTGATATATGTATCATTCCACAATTTGCACCTTGCAACTTTATTTATCGCTGTATTATTGAATAAATAAGCTGGTTTGTGAATATTCATTCTCAGGTTACAGACCAGCAGTGCAAACAGTGCACATCTATCTATAGGTTGTGTAACTAGCCTTGTATTGATCAAGGAACATGTACGGCAGCAGTGGCATGGTCCAACAGTTCAGTAATTTACAGTTGCTTTTATAGCGTCCAGGACCTGCAATAGACTTGGGTTACACATCACATTACAGCTGCATAGCAAAGGGTGGTACTCTAACTGGTAACCGGTCAGGATTCATTCATACCTTGTTCTTGGTGGGCATGTAAAATGGTTCGTAAACGAGAGGAAAAGGAGTGTCAAGGCCACAGACTCTCGCTACAGGCGCTTCTAACTGGAACAGATCAAATTGTCAATGAATGTGATCAGAGGTGCATCACGACGAGGAAACacattatttattttatatacATGTTCGATAGATAATCCATCCATTCagtaagaaagctggaaggtttGCTACCCTCTGGAAGCAGCGCTCAGTGATGGATGCAGCAATCTCTGCGCCGAACCCCCCGGTGATTGGAGCCTCATGGCTAACCTGTTACAGAATTTGAATGAGGAATGGTAGCATCTCGTAGAGACATGCATAGCATAGATGAGAATAAGTAAATGTAAATAGACATGTGAGAAGAGCTGCATACGAGGAGCTTTCCGGTCTTCTTGACAGAGGCCTCTATTGTTTCCTTGTCCCATGGTATAAGTGTTTTTAGATCAATGAGCTCACAAGATACCCCATCCTGACATATAGTAGTGTCAGCTGTAGTCTAGGGAAAACTGAGGAACACCACGGAGAGATCGATATCAAATTTACAGAAACAATCAAGAAGCTACGAGGACAATACACATACTGACATACCACTTGCTATTAATTGTCactattttttttccaaaatcaCATATATGTCAGGATGGCCAGTTTTAGTCAAAATTTCAGTTTCAGGTTCTTTATTGATCTGAATTAGTACTTAAAAATAAAATCTGTCTTTctagatgagaatgtgcattcaaCTACGTGTTTCATCTGGTGCTATACTCACAGTATCAGTAAATATGTCATAATATTATCAAGTAGTAGTAACCTTTCTTTGCCACTGTTGACTCAAGACAAAACAAAACGGAATATTTTGGTTTTGTTGGACTTCACCACAAATTATAATAAGGCAGGTTTTCCCATATATATCAGATTGGGAACGTTAATGAAATTTTGTCTAAGAATTATGGAAATAACTGACCTTTGCAGCAtcttcacaagcttctttcaGCACTGCAAGTTGAGCTCCCCAGCCAATAAGTGTTATATCACTTCCTTTCCTAATCACCTAGAGTACAGAAATTGCATAAGTAGTTTGATTTAATGATGACGAATACAATACAATGATGTGATACAAATATACTCACTTCTGCCTCAGATAAGGGCAGCATATAATCCTCCTCAGGAACTTCTTCAACAGCCAAACGATACAACCACTACAGAAAGAGAGGAAAGGTAGTTTTTGTCTCAGAAAAGTACAGCAGGGATTCTGATGAAGCTTTTCTAGAGCTCAGAATGTTTAAAGTTCACCTTTGGCTCAAAAAATACAACTGGATTTGGATCTCGAATGCTAGCCAACAGCAACCCCTTAGCCTCACGTGGACTTCGCGGTAtgacaacctgaaaggcttcacTTTCTTAGCGAATATTCTGAGGTGTATGTTTTATGTTTCTCTCAGATAGTAATATTCATTGAACTGTATCAACCAAGTCTTGCTCATACAGTTGAAGACATGTTCAGAAAAATATCAAGGAGGTATGCATTTCAGGAAAATGTCTTTTTTTGGTGGATCCATTCAGGAAAATGTTGATTTCACATTTTCCTGGAAAGGATAATAGTTCATGAAGAGGGATTCTGGTAGGGCCACAAACTTAACCTTGAGTCCAGGAACATGACAGAAGAAAGCCTCTGGTGACTGTGAATGGTAGTGACCACCATGCCCAACAGCACCATAAGGAGTTCGAATTGTTAAGCCTACAAAAGATGCAAATGAAAATTGAAAGTCCAGCATGATTACTTATAATAGTCCGGCTGATTCCTCGTGATAGGCCATTCAAGACACTGAGAAAAGAAATACCTCCACAGTTAAATTCATTTCCACTCCGATATCTGAACTTAGCTGCTTCATTGACAatctaaaacaaaaaaaaatgtatgAATTAGATTGGCACAAAACATAGATCAAACAAATATATGCACTGAATTCGGCAAGAATATACATTGGAAATAAATAGGCTCAAATAAACAAATTGAAGAAATGAAGCCTTGCAAAAAAAAATCAGCATAAGAAAGATTTGACAATGAAAAAAAGCTCGACAAGGAATTGGAACAGAGAAATAAGACATTTCCTAGGACACAGATAATACCATGTGGCCCAGCAGAGCAAGTATTTTGAATGTACAAGTAACTGGGAGAAGGAAAAAAATATCTTTGGTAAGAATGTAAGATAATTATGGAAGAAATCAGAGACATGCCTGATCAAAGGCTGGAAAGATATAGTCCGCAAACTGGATTTCTGCAATAGCTCGATTACCCTGCACGAAAGAGGTAAAAGATCTTAAGTTTATTTTGGATAGTTTCATTTTTATTCATTTTTATGCTAATACAAATATGTTATAAGTGAATTAATGATTTGTGACAATGTATGCTAAAGCAACAATAAAGTTCGCTCAAGTCTGACTAGAGTGCCATGGCAAACTAGAATGATATCCTATTAGAAAATAATCAGGCTGCACCAGATTATATTCCATAATTAGTATCAAAGTGTTCGTTTGCAACATGCACAAAACCTACCATGGACCATCTTGTATTGAATAAATTAATTTCATCTGTATTTTCTTTGGTTTAAAGGTCCTCTGATCCTATTGTACTACTTTCTTGAGTGTTACATGTTGTGCTTTAAATTTACAAAAAACAATCAATTCAGGAGGGTTCCTCCATACAATTTGCATAAAATCATTACATAAAAGAGTAAAACATCGTAGGTAACTCACCATTGCTGCTAGGCCAATGGCAAATCCAGCAATACCCTGTTGAGCAAAACTGGTCAGGAAAATGAAGGTGTAACATCAAAAGTGATAACTAGGCTAGCTAGATGCAACCCCCATCTCCGAAACCAATCAGAATTCAGTAAAGTATTTCAGAACCAAGAAAATGAAGGTTCAGCCTGATCTGGCTACTGAATTTTGAGATATTGCTGTAAATAAAAGTGGCATAAGCGTCAGCAGACATACTACTAAGTGAAAAGCTGCACCTGCTCACATAACGGCGTATTGAACACTCTGTTCTTGCCAAACCGATCGGCGAGACCTGTGGTGCAGCGAAAGACGCCGCCGAATCCAACGTCCTCTCCGAAGACATAAGCGCTGTCGAAATGGAAACGGAAACCGACCTCAGCTGACTGAACTCCGTGATTTACCACTCCTAGATGAAGTGGATTCCGGAACTGAGGGATTTCACTTTGAAAAGCGAATCGGAACGTCCGGACGTGCCAGGTTCGTTATCTTATCTCAACCGCAGCTCAGCTGAAATTGGACGAACAGAGAAGGGGATCAGCACGCATGCTCACCGGGGGTCGGTGTCGAGGGCGATGTGGAGCGCCTGGTTGACGGCCGTGAACAGGTTCACCGCCTTCCCTCCCTCCTTCcgctccgccaccgccgccggcccaGCGCTCCCGCTGGACAAGCACCGGCGCCCGACCTCCGCCGCCCAGCTCCCCCTCCTCCTCGCCACCTCCCTCAACGCCTTCGCCGCGGCCATCGGCATCCAAGAAGCGGAATCGGCTGGCTGAGCTGCGCACTGCGCTCCGCTCTCCTAACAGCCGGGAGTGGGAGCGATTCTTGGACAAGCGCACAAGCAGCTCACgctgctgctctgctctgccTGCCTGTACTTCTCTTCCAGGACCCGCAGCTGAGAGTGACGTGGAGAGATAAGCTCGCGCCCATGCCTGCTCGCTTTCCAAATTCGTATCGCCTTGTTTCCAATCTGCTCCCTCCGTAAAAAAATAAACGtcttatttattttataatttacataAAAATTTTAAATAAAACGAAACGCGATATCTGAAAGTCAAAAACGTCTGAGACGGAGGTAGTACTACCAGAAAGCAGTAAAGCACCGGTAACACATATTCCTgttaattttatttatttgttaaaTTTGTCACGTTTTTCTTctaattgtattttttttctcttctcgcCTAGTCACGTTTGCGTCATGTGGATCATGCTTAGATGCTGTACTTTTCTATGCAAGTATACAGGTTGGATGTGACTTATCTTACGTTGATTATACACATGAAGAAATGGGAGCATGCAAGTACCATCATGAATGAATATCCTAAATAGCTAGTGTCCGTAATTGTCCCCGTAGTGCAGTAAATACTTGCACTTCTTGTTTCCCCTACAATCAATAAATCGGGCATCACGGAGGTGTATACCGAGGCTGTTAGAGTTGCTCTCGTGTAAATCGGTGAGATCTGAAATAGTCTGACGTGTGTAACCGTTCATCAACCATCAGTCAAACTATGGACTTGTTTAGATCAGTTAGGTTATTTTTTATTTGGGACTACAAAATAGCTTAAATTAGTTAGGTGTTGACAAGCTAGTTAGCTAACAATTAGTTAGAGATTTAGCTAAAAAATTAGTTCATCTATTAGTCTTCTAGTTAGAtggactagagctaaaaattagtCGGCTAACAATTAATAACCCTATACATCCAAATAGcctctatatgtatatatgtgaaTGTGATGTCTACAAATTGTGTCAATAGATTTGCATTTCACATATCATTGGTGGCACTTTCATATCCCAACATGCCCTATACAAGGAAAATGAGGGAGCATTAGGGCATTTCGGACAATATATCCATCAACATATTGTAAATTGTTTTAGTTTTATCTTAAGTCAATTTTTTCTAACTTTTACTAAGTATAACAACTACAATATGAAATAAATGTACTACTTTATGATACAacatattttcaaaaaaaaatgttaaTCCTGTTTGATATGTTTGTGCATCTATGAGTTGGGTGATTGGGTCTTCTAGTCTGGTGTTGTTTGTGTGTTGTGTGTTCGCATATGTGAGTTGGGTGATTGGGTCTTCTAGTCTGGTGTTATTTGTGTGTGAATGAGAAGGCCATCGTTTTGGTGTTGTGGGAGTAGAAAATGGGCAGGCCCAAGCGCCCAGCCCACCAAAACACCCACTACATATTGCCAATGTGAAGGCCACGACTCCACGCATTAATTTACACTATATTCTTATTTCTCGGTTTAACCCGCAAAACCGAACTAGAAAACCGAAACCAAACTTATCGATTTTCATTTCTGAAACAAACCGATCGGCCGTTGTTTCTTGACAAGCCGATTTTTTTTCTAGAAACCGAAAAACCGAACCAAATGGCCGGTTCAAATCGAATGCCTGGTCCTAGTCTCGATCATTTTTTTCCAAGTGCTGAAAGATAGAGAGTTGGTATAAGGAGTTGTCAGAAAGAGTTTTTTTTTCAATCCTGACAAAAAAACCAAAATTGAGAGTCGATTTTGGAAACTCTTTATGCTCTTAGCGTGGATCACCTTCAATAAATAAGGTTACATGGGTAATTTCGGTTGACCATTAACTATCCTAAAATTCTAAAACATCAAGTTGAGAGAGTAGTTTATGTAGAAATCACATCAACAAgataagtgctcctagaaattgCAACATAATGCGGTGTTTCTTTCTTCTCGTGGACCCTAATAAGTTTAGCCCATTCATTCACCTTTTCTCgttctgttcgtttgggcttgtttggattataagccatggctgaaagtactgttggctggtttggtgtgagagaaaaatattgttcgttggctgataagccatgacttataagccaaatacgaccaagccaATGGGCGCGACGAGGCGAGGCGCCCCGCCGGCGCGGGCGGGCGCAGCTTGGCAAGCACGGCCTGCGCAGGCGGCGGCACGCGGCCGAGGCGAGCGGCGAGGCCACCTTGGTATTCACTTGGATttcattgattgatcatctctcttgccacagcggtataatcaccttactcacttttGAATTAGATTGATTCGTACTTGTAGTTTGAGTAGAGTAGCTCTCTTGCTAGTTAGTTGAGTAGCTTGTTTAGTCTCTTGTTAGTTGTTAGCTAGCTCAACTAGAGTAAgattagtgacatagccttttGTGTGTGTCTAGAGATTATAAAGAACTAGAATTATggtgtaggtggcttgcaacccttgtagatctAGAGCAAATTTGTATTTTACCATTTAGGTTACTAACCCtttgctctagtgtatttgtagaaaatttttataagctattcacccctctTTAGCTATATAGGACCTTTTCAGCTGCTTCTGTTGCAAGTTCGAGTATCATCCGCGGTTCTCGTTCCTCACGTTAAGGTATGGTATGCCATAGCGGCACAATGCGGGTCGTGGCTGTCAACTTGTCGTCCTAAAAAAACGTGAGTGCATAGTGCATGTCGTGGCCTTTGTTCTGGCACCCGCTATCCCGGGGAAGCGTCGTGGTGCCAGCGCGTGAACAGGGCGGCTGTCCTCGGCCGACGGCCAGCCTTCCTAGTCATGGAGGGGCCTTTGGCCTGGCTGATTCTAAGGAGATTGACTCCCGGTCGTGAGACCCATGCCCGTGTAGGCATGGCCGAACACCTGCTCGTTGAGTCAGGCACAGGTTGGGCGGTCATGAGCCATGTTCTGACGCTGCTCTGTCATGGAGTGGTTCCTTGTCTTCATGATGGGAGCGGTCCAAAGGGTGAGGCTTCACCCCAGGACCCCGTGGTCCGGAGGGTGGTCGATGCATCCCAAGGCCCCGCGGTTCGTTGGGTGGTCGATGCACGCCAAGGCTCTGCGGTCTGTCAGGTGGTCGTCGTCCTTCTTTGTCCTGAGAAGGCGTGCGGTTTGTGCGCGTCCCATCATGGCAGGTGCATTTAATGTGCCATCCACCCATGGTCCTATTCGTACTCGGTTGGTCGAGGCCAGGGGTGGTCGAGGCGGGCCGCGGTTGCTGTGCGGTCGAGGGAGGAGAGTGGTCGAAGCGGGTCGTGGATGCTAAGCTGCGGCCAGCTAGGGCACCCGAAGTGCTTTATTAGCCGCGCCGTGAGGCACCCTGGGTATTTGCCCCTGATAAGCCTAGCAGCCACAAAATGAAGAGTGAAAAACTTGCTGCCAAGGCTAAGTGTTTGAGGATATTTTGGTGTGCAGTTTGAGCACTTTTTGAGCGGCCGATACATGAGCGGGCGACCGTGTGCTATGGAGTTTTCATTTGCATTACTCTCGGGAAACTAAACAGGCATCGATGTGCCAAGTACACAACAACGATTAAATGGATCTCGAAGATCCTCCAGTGCGTGGTTTCTTGACAGAGGGAGGAGTATTCTACGAGCAGTTCCGATGCTTGAAAGTATGCATGGTTTTTACGATGACACATTTGCAAAAATTTATCTTGGCTGGTTTTTTTAAATAAGTAAATGTTAGTCTTTTTCTCTCTCACCCTTATCTTTTCCACCATCCGGTGCTCTCTCTCCTCTCGTGAACTCTACCAACGAAAGCACAGAGACGAGCAGCGGCCGGTACGCGAGCACACGCGGCGCCGGCGGGCGGCGAGTGCGGCAGAGAGCGCGCGAGCGCGCGGCACCAGCGGACGAACGCGGCAGCGAGCAAGCGgcgcttgggggggggggggggggggggggggggggggggggaccctGACGGCCGTCCCCGGCGCGGCCGTGCTCCCGGCTCCCCTCTGCTCCAGGCGCGGCCAGCATGCGAGCCCCGACGCCGGCAGTCCTGCCCCAGGCGCGGCCGGCACCAATGGCACGGCCTGCCCCGCCCGGCGCCCCTCCCCAGCGTGGCTGTGCTCCCGGCGCGGCCGTGCTCCCGGCAGCGTCCCTCCTCGGCGCGACTGGCTCCCGGTTCTGCTCCATCCCTCCAGGCGCGAGGCAGCGAGGCAGAGGAGCTTATCCATGGAGAAGAAGACAGTAGaggtcccacatgtcattctCACCTACAATGAATTTGGGTAGTATGGTTTAGGCAGTGTTGTCGGAGAAAACAAcgaaatttgggttgtatgaaaaTTGGTAGAGAGAAATAGAGGTTGATTTTTAGGTAGTATTTCTCGAGATACTCTTAGTGCTTTCTCAAGAAAATGCAAGAAAAATGTTTAGAAAAGGTAATGAGTGGCATGTTTTGTGATTTGTCAAAAAAAAAGTGGCATGTGTTTGTGAACCTTATGTTCTGGATCTTATGAAGCAAATTCCACCTTTGAAGTTCAAAAGGATCACCCTGCCACAATCTGTTTCATTAATCACcctgcaaaaaaaaaattgacttGATTGACTCCCGCCATCAGCgtggtcgtaaatgatcgtaaattttcagtcagaataatatttttctctcacatcaaatcagtcaacaataataatccacgatcgtatactaTCGTTTCAGCCCATACCAACACCGTCCAACTAATCAGAATGTACTGAAACAGATCTGTAGCTTATCGGTAAGCTCGAGGTCATTAATGACACAATTAAGTCTATATAAAATACAGCAAGTTGCCAAGTTGGTGATAACATTTACTCACTCCTATAGTCCTATGTGGAGTAGTAATTTGATTAACAAATAATTAAGGTTGGTGAGTTGCATTTACTCAGCTCACCATGGAGCAAATTCCACATTTGAAGTTCAATTTTGGGTAGTTGTCCTGCACAGTAGTATTACTCCTCGTCGGATTCTGTTAAACTCTTAGGCAAactttattttctttctttgtcaACATTCAGAGGTTAACTTAACGCCACTCTGCAATCTTAACGTACTCCCAGATATTTCATTGGCCACTGCGATCCTAACAGAGTAACAGTTAAAACGAATTTGCATGTCCCTCCAGAGACTCAATATAAACACTTTACTTTTTTCTGCTAAGGTGTTAAAACATTTTCCCTCAGACGTGTTTCCAAACCCGTACAGAAAATGTGTTAGATTGTCATGCGATACTGATGAATTGATCTTTTAATTATCCCTGAATCTTTATTTGATCGATATCTGTAGAATACGGCAACAATGAACATTGTAGTTAAGGGCCTAAGCCGTCTCCCAACAAGGTCAAAAGGATCACCCTGCCACGATCCTTTGGAAGTTTTGAAATAGTTTTCATGAACACAATGAAGTATTAGTTTTGTTCACTAGCACAGAAAACTTTTTACTGGCGGTACTTTTCAATTCGTACTGGTGCTGTTTTTACAAACAGCCAAAATGAAAGGCCACTGGAAATCACTAAATCAGAGAACTCGATCGACATCACTTAAGAACTGTCTATGTAAATATTTACACCGGTGGATTTCTTAAGGATGAGATCAATATAAATCGATCTACACTGGCGGTTTTTAAAACAAGTGTAAATGATTTTCTAGACTTTGCAAATTGGGCTAAATATTATAGCAAAAACATTATCAAAAGTCACGAAATACTTTTCTTGAGGATGCACCAGTATAAATTGATGTACATTGGCAATTTTCTTAAAGATGCCGCTAGTGTAAATGATTTCCCATAATTTGTAAACCGGCCAAATGTATAGCAAAAAATATCGCAAGTCACATAAAATATGTGGGCATGCAGTTGCCAGCAATCAAACTCACAACCTTAATAATGTAAACAACAAAATGTTTATAGTTGTAGGTTACgctaccaccaccgccactgccGCACCTAGggcccctctccttcttcctctccagTGCATCTGCCGGGGACAAGAAGGAGAGGTGACCTATCTTTTTCCCGCAGTTTTCATACCTAGTTGCTTAGGTTTTAGTCAACTAAATCTTCCGACGAAATCACATGATTTTCGGCCGGGATCGTGTTTCCTGTGATGACTTCGGCGATTGCCATGACGAGAACACGGTTGCAAGCATCGATTTCATCGGCAGGCGGCCAATTTATGACCTTTATTCGCAAGGGGCGGGGTGTTTTTGGGAGCCCCTACGACGACAACGACACCAGGACATCGATCTCACGGTCGATGATCGCGGAGAGGAAATAAGGTGATAAATTTGTAGCCTATGTCGTACCCGACGATGCAATTGCCGATATTCTTTCAACGACTTAGATGCGTTTTGGACTGGTTCCGAAACGTTGGATCTTAGGGCATGCCCAAAGTTTAGGGGTTGGTCGTTGGATTCGGTATGAGAACTACACTTTGGCTTCGGCGTTCGTGGGAAGCTATTGGGAAGGAAGACGATGGAAGAATCTGGATATattattatgtattttttatttcagATTTTTTTTATATGTACTCTGGAGATGTACTGTTCCAAGATTTAATAGTCCCCGTTCCTTTAAAAAAACTCCCAACCTCAATACTGTGGAAATGAGCGTTGGGACCGGCCTAATATAACTTTAAAAAATGTAAAAAAAATCCTGAAAAACGTGTCTTCAGTGGCCGTTTGGTAGCCTGAATTAGTTTTGATTCTCTCGAGAATGAAGAGAAATGGCACCAGGGATAGCAGCGACGTTTCAGCCCAAAAACGTTTGTCGCTCTTTGCTTGGCCACCTGAATTGAAAAAAAAAGTAGATGTGttggggaccaatattagggtacctgAAAAGGAGCAGCTAATCACCGTCAACGTTGATTTATCTGCgcgatcaagagcgcgactacatcGCTTGCCGGGTCACTCCTTGTCCGtccaccgagaccatgggcccCGCCTCAAGCTGACTCCCGAgaactggctccgcctcgcccgacgtctaagggcagaTTCTgtttcgcccgacccccgagggccagctccacctcgtccgacgtccgggggctggctccgcctcgcccgacgtctggggactggtcccgcctcgcccgacgtccgggggctggctccgcctcgcacgacgtctgagggctggctccacctcgcctgacgtccggggactggctccgcctcgcccgacgtccaggggctggctccgcctcgctcgacgtctgcgcgctgctccttcataactacacgcgcagataaggcagggcactcaagtcaaccgcaataccgaggaccataccctgcacgcctacaggaaggtaccgtcatgatatgacaagacgggcgctttaagcccttccaggcatgtcctagtccgaacagtgttgtagtcaccgacatttgtcttacagtgttgtgggcgccgccatttgccctcgggcgtggatcctgacgaaaacatacgacaaccactacagtccAGGAGGAAACTCGCGTCATCTACAGTACAGATGTGCGATCACTGCGTCgcctgctccccgtagggtcacgaATTAGCACCCTGGTCCGTCGCGCCGACCGCCGgagcgggatgggacgtgaccacttgctgacaaagccagaacatggcatcatcagcggacagacgcccagcgtggccctatcaggatcagcgaacatgcacccagcatggagctatccctggcaccgtctgccatgtcagcggggctcgctcagaggaaaaggaagactcgACATCTCGGTAGGACCTTCTTtgtctctggtttttcttctttcttctatctgcaatccctgcttccccttggtctataaaagggaaggcaggacaCCCTGCTAAGGGGAGGGATCGATtgaacacaccacgcatcacatcacacatagctgagcaacgACCAAGCTCTCAGCAATCATTCGACCTTTccgtc
Above is a genomic segment from Miscanthus floridulus cultivar M001 chromosome 3, ASM1932011v1, whole genome shotgun sequence containing:
- the LOC136541481 gene encoding 2-oxoisovalerate dehydrogenase subunit beta 1, mitochondrial-like isoform X1, yielding MPMAAAKALREVARRRGSWAAEVGRRCLSSGSAGPAAVAERKEGGKAVNLFTAVNQALHIALDTDPRAYVFGEDVGFGGVFRCTTGLADRFGKNRVFNTPLCEQGIAGFAIGLAAMGNRAIAEIQFADYIFPAFDQIVNEAAKFRYRSGNEFNCGGLTIRTPYGAVGHGGHYHSQSPEAFFCHVPGLKVVIPRSPREAKGLLLASIRDPNPVVFFEPKWLYRLAVEEVPEEDYMLPLSEAEVIRKGSDITLIGWGAQLAVLKEACEDAAKDGVSCELIDLKTLIPWDKETIEASVKKTGKLLVSHEAPITGGFGAEIAASITERCFQRLEAPVARVCGLDTPFPLVYEPFYMPTKNKVLDAIKATVNY
- the LOC136541481 gene encoding 2-oxoisovalerate dehydrogenase subunit beta 1, mitochondrial-like isoform X2, whose amino-acid sequence is MPMAAAKALREVARRRGSWAAEVGRRCLSSGSAGPAAVAERKEGGKAVNLFTAVNQALHIALDTDPRAYVFGEDVGFGGVFRCTTGLADRFGKNRVFNTPLCEQGNRAIAEIQFADYIFPAFDQIVNEAAKFRYRSGNEFNCGGLTIRTPYGAVGHGGHYHSQSPEAFFCHVPGLKVVIPRSPREAKGLLLASIRDPNPVVFFEPKWLYRLAVEEVPEEDYMLPLSEAEVIRKGSDITLIGWGAQLAVLKEACEDAAKDGVSCELIDLKTLIPWDKETIEASVKKTGKLLVSHEAPITGGFGAEIAASITERCFQRLEAPVARVCGLDTPFPLVYEPFYMPTKNKVLDAIKATVNY